From Halorussus salinus:
GGACCCCAATGGTCTATTTGATGGCGTCCAATATATCGAATGATGCCGAGTTCACGGAGGCCCCTGAGCACGAGCGAGCAATCTGTGCTCGACCACCTCGACACGTATATCGAGACCACGGCAGATGAGGAGCGTATCTCACACGCAGACGCCGTCACGTACCTCAGTGAGCAAGGAATCAACCGTGCTGACGCCGATGAGCTTGTCGAACAACTATTATTGAAAGGATATCTGTACGAGGTCGGCGACAGACTCCGTATTCCACCTCGCATCTAACCGCTTACAGCCTGCATCCGTCTTACCAGACTAACATTTCTCTACGAACACCTACGAGTCAGGGTCGTTTCCGAACAACCGCTTCGTCCGCCCCCAGACAGACTCCGACTGTGACTCCCCATCATCCGGACTCCCAGCAACACCCTGCCCCTCGTGAGTCTGGTTCGTCGCTTGCTGACGCTCCGCGAGTTCATCTGTGAGTTGCTCGACTTCCGCTTCGAGTTTGTCAATGCGGTCGTTCTTCCATTCGAGGAGCGTCTCCAGTTCTTCGACACGCTCGGCCAACAGCCGATTCTTCTCGGTGAGATACGCCTGACTACGAGCTGAGTCCTCACGGCCAGTATCAACCGAGGAGTCCCCCGTTGCGGTAGAGTCCCGAGCCAACTCTTTTTTCGGTTCTGGGTCGTAGAACGCCGAGGTATTCCCTACTGCTCGTTCGATGGTCTTCTCTCCGTACGTCGAACCGTCTGCATAGTGGACCTCATCCCATTTCTCACGGAGCAACCCAGACTGGCGAAACAGATCGTCCATCCGGGTTTGGTCGCCGCCAGTCCAGAACGCTAGCATATTGCAGAGCGCCATATCCGCTTCCGACTGACTATCATATCCACCCGTATTCCCTTTCCAGAGACGCTCGAACTTCGCCCCATTCGACGCATTCATCGCCTTCTCCAGCAACTCCTCATCTGCGAGGTCAACGTCAACTTCACGTGGCCCATCCGTCGTAGGGTCCTCGTCAGCGCCCTCACGCGGGTCAGGTTCGGCCTCCGAACTGTCGTCGGTGTCTTGGACGTACTCACGATGAATGGCCGAGAGCGCATCCTGCCGCCGTGCAACACGCGTCGGCGTCTCCTCAACGTGGTCGCCGGTCACGGTGAAAAACCGTGCCGTCTCATACAGCTCGAAGCTTCCACGTCGATTCCGGCCCTCAGGGAGGTCGCCTTTAATCAGCACGTGATACCCAGTTCCAGATGGTGAAACCTCGGTGTACGAGTCGAGACGCTCAATGATGTCACGTGCCGCCTCGTCAGCCTCCTCGGTTTCAGGGTCCCGGCAATCGTCGAGGTCCACGCCAACGATGAGATCATCATCGGTAAAGACGAACCCGACGCCGTCCGCGTTCCCTGCTTCGATGTAGTTGAGCGCGGTCTCCAATCCCGTCCACGTCTCCGAATCCGTCGAGGACGCGAACCCACCCGACCCCGGTGTCACCGGAATCTTCGTCGCCTTCCCATCCCGTTGCTCCTCCTTCCAGCACACCCACTGCTCGCGCTCACACAACTCATCCGGAAGCACCGAGACCCCGACTAGTGACTCAGAATCCATCCTCGTCTCTCCTTGTAGATACTTCTTGGAACATCGCACACCTACTATCACGACGATGATAAAACGGCGCTCGACGAGCAGGCTGACCGTTACCCCATCCAACGGGTGCAACCCGTTCTATATTAGTTGGTCTTTGGGCGGGGATTTGCATGGACGGCGTCCTCGTCATGCGATTTTGCGTGGACAGTCGTGTCCATGCAACACCCTTGGCCGTCCAGTCTGCATGGAAGGGAGTGTAGAAGACCGAAGCTGCTCGTCTTGAGGCTTGTATTGCACTATTTCGTCGGCTAGCTTCTGTCGAATGAGGGCGGTGGCTAAGCCACCCGCGGATTGTATCCTATATTTGATTGGTTTCATTGTTCGAGTAGTGTCTTAGCCTCTTGTGTCAGCGTGATTCCAACGTAGAACTGAACGCGCTCACCGTTCACTCGCGACCGATCAGTATCGAATTCAATGACGTTCTGCAATTTCCGAGTGAACCATCCCTTGTTCGTCCCGTCAATATCGTGCTGGTCAGTCCAATTAGAATACGCCTGAAATAGGTCATCCTGTGGAACCTTGGCCTCGTCCACTTGCTGAACATACATTGCGGTGAACGCCTCGACACCATCGCCACTCAGATCGACATCCACCGACTTAGCAGGTGACTGAGAATCAGCGTCCTCGGGCGATGGGAGAGTCTTCTCACTCTGGGTAGAGTTCTCAGACTGCTCTGCATCTTCAGTCAAAGTGTCGGGCCATAGTTCTACAGAGTCGGGATTCTCTGGGAGCGCATACGTCTCGCCTTGCTGGAAGACCGTCGGATTGCCGTCCGCTGATAGAATCAGAACAACGTAGCTATCTTGGGGAATCTCAGCTTCCGGCAGTTCGTCGCTTGGGACGAATGGTCGCTTGATTGGCGTCCACTCCGCCTCGAACTCCTCTTTCGAGTCATATGTCTGTGTTTCGCCGGGTTCGTGGACGGTGTACTGCCCGGTTTCTCGGTCATGACTGTAGTAAGCCGGAACCACGTCTTTCGAGAGTGTTCCTTCGTCGGGCATACGAGCGAACTTCGTCTCGCCGTCAGAGAGCACGCGCTCGTCACCGTCGCGGGTCCAGACTGTCCGGTTCGTGTCAGAGGTACGTGGCCGGACTGCAGTCACGCCACCATGCGCTGTTGCGCCACCGCCGAACGTCACGACCTCGTCGCAGTTGTAGAACTGCTCGGTCCCATCTGCGCGCTCTTGGAGTGGCGGCGAGAGAATATTCTCAACCCGTGACGCCCACTTCGTCTCCGAGTCACCCGGTCGAACGACAAAGATTGGAATCCGGTCTGCTTCGTGGGCGCGCTTGAGATTCTGCAAGACCTTCACAGGCCGGTCCAGCGTCGTCGTCTCAGCCTCGATATTGAACACGGCGTCATGGTCCGGATGGGTTGCAATAGCGTCAGGCTGTTCACTTCCGTCCTGTTCGACAATCTCAACGCTAAACCCACGCTCAGTTAGTGCTGCCTCAGTCTCGACGAGGACTGCATCGTGAGTTTCACCGCCCGCAGATCGAACGGACCCTGTCTCCGGTTCAACCATCGTCTCCC
This genomic window contains:
- a CDS encoding phage NrS-1 polymerase family protein produces the protein MDSESLVGVSVLPDELCEREQWVCWKEEQRDGKATKIPVTPGSGGFASSTDSETWTGLETALNYIEAGNADGVGFVFTDDDLIVGVDLDDCRDPETEEADEAARDIIERLDSYTEVSPSGTGYHVLIKGDLPEGRNRRGSFELYETARFFTVTGDHVEETPTRVARRQDALSAIHREYVQDTDDSSEAEPDPREGADEDPTTDGPREVDVDLADEELLEKAMNASNGAKFERLWKGNTGGYDSQSEADMALCNMLAFWTGGDQTRMDDLFRQSGLLREKWDEVHYADGSTYGEKTIERAVGNTSAFYDPEPKKELARDSTATGDSSVDTGREDSARSQAYLTEKNRLLAERVEELETLLEWKNDRIDKLEAEVEQLTDELAERQQATNQTHEGQGVAGSPDDGESQSESVWGRTKRLFGNDPDS